Proteins from a genomic interval of Indicator indicator isolate 239-I01 chromosome 19, UM_Iind_1.1, whole genome shotgun sequence:
- the IRX3 gene encoding iroquois-class homeodomain protein IRX-3 — protein MSFPQLGYQYIRPIYPAERPGSAGSRGGAELAPSGTLSNVLSSMYGAPYAAAAAAQGYGAFLPYAAELPIFPQLGAQYELKESPGVQHAAFPHHHPAFYPYGQYQFGDPSRPKNATRESTSTLKAWLNEHRKNPYPTKGEKIMLAIITKMTLTQVSTWFANARRRLKKENKMTWAPRSRTDEEGNSYGSDHEGEEDKREDEEEIDLENIDTENIESNKDELEDELQDTDLLNSDSKTDSEGSEGFEDLPGSEERYLKAAESEPHHLRHHHLHHHHHHHHKCELPAAAPAGLEPLKPPLQPPPHHLSPPSSASSSAASSPTDGALAGTLPKPKIWSLAETATSPDNPRKSPGGGSPPAAAPQQLPLPPPPPHRLVSSCPLGKFPNWTNRAFPAHHHHHPAPHPLALLNTPHLLGLGAGAAAPSAAAAFPRPADQAQSAEPAGADRSSALEVEKKLIKTAFQPVQRRPQNQLDAAMVLSALSSS, from the exons ATGTCTTTCCCCCAACTGGGCTACCAGTACATCAGGCCGATTTACCCGGCGGAGCGCCCGGGGAGCGCAGGCTCCCGCGGCGGCGCCGAGCTGGCCCCGTCCGGGACACTCTCCAACGTGCTCTCCTCCATGTACGGCGCACCCtacgccgccgccgccgccgcccagGGCTACGGAGCCTTCCTGCCCTACGCCGCCGAACTGCCCATCTTCCCCCAACTG GGCGCCCAGTACGAGCTGAAGGAGAGCCCGGGGGTACAGCACGCCGcctttccccaccaccaccccgcCTTCTACCCCTACGGGCAGTACCAGTTCGGGGACCCATCGCGGCCCAAGAACGCCACTCGGGAgagcaccagcaccctcaaggcCTGGCTCAACGAGCACCGGAAAAACCCCTACCCCACCAAGGGCGAGAAGATCATGCTGGCCATCATCACCAAAATGACCCTCACCCAGGTCTCCACCTGGTTCGCCAACGCGCGGCGGCGCCTcaaaaaggagaacaaaatgACCTGGGCCCCCCGCAGCAGGACGGACGAGGAGGGCAACTCCTACGGGAGCGACCACGAGGGGGAAGAGGACAAGAGGGAGGACGAGGAGGAGATCGACCTGGAGAACATTGACACTGAGAATATCGAGAGCAACAAGGACGAGCTGGAGGACGAGCTGCAGGACACCGACCTCCTGAACTCCGACTCCAAGACGGACTCGGAGGGCTCCGAGGGCTTCGAGGACCTCCCCGGCTCCGAGGAGCGCTACCTCAAGGCCGCCGAGAGCGAGCCACACCACCTccgccaccaccacctccaccaccaccaccaccaccaccacaagtGCGAgctccccgccgccgcccctGCCGGCCTGGAGCCCCTCAAGCCGCCCCTCCAGCCACCACCGCACCACCTCTCGCCTCcctcctccgcctcctcctCTGCCGCTTCCTCCCCGACGGACGGTGCTTTGGCCGGCACCCTGCCGAAGCCCAAGATCTGGTCGTTGGCTGAGACGGCCACCAGCCCGGACAACCCCCGCAAATCTCCCGGCGGCGGCTCCCCGCCAGCGGCcgctccccagcagctgccgCTTCCCCCCCCGCCACCCCACAGACTCGTCTCCTCCTGCCCCCTGGGCAAGTTCCCCAACTGGACCAACCGCGCCTTCCCGgcccaccaccatcaccacccgGCCCCGCACCCGCTGGCCTTACTGAACACTCCCCACCTGCTGGGACTGGGGGCCGGCGCCGCCGCCccctccgccgccgccgcttTCCCGCGGCCCGCGGACCAAGCGCAGAGCGCGGAGCCCGCCGGAGCAG ATCGATCTAGTGCCTTGGAAGTAGAGAAAAAGTTAATaaagacagctttccagccagtgcAGAGGCG gcccCAGAACCAGCTTGATGCCGCTATGGTTCTATCGGCGTTGTCATCATCAtag